In the genome of Kiritimatiellia bacterium, one region contains:
- a CDS encoding beta-galactosidase, protein MKYQSVLLAVVFPLLATAQPVPTDQGPTEPLSATRGRIVLNGLWKFQPAIGDAEKQPTDDWGLMPVPGMWLSEGHSGGRPPRIRQRGTGEIWKVFGGGDRAKDLRRGWYERAIVVPEAWQGRRVLLDFRRVSTDARVWVNGRPAGEVAWPYGRVDITELAAPGATSRVRVLVIAEPDEGTEIDWMGYATDLETRRRARVESAGLIGEVFLVSEPRGAAVSDVFVKTSTRKKTIALDIELTGVRQAGPVALTARMLAPDGREERVFTATQMVAAAAVQKIRAEWEWPDPRLWDVGRPELYDLLLAVEGPGIRDEYRQRFGFREFWIEGRSFYLNGREIRLRPQLMNESFVVEEIDGVLRGALDFGFNILQLWPNDHNRRGSPFGHRELIAERADEIGMPLMGPVIGMQRFILGEKSEIIWDQPGVKERYRRTMEAELRRFRNYPSILIWGTTGNFFNQHADQDPRMIGQRTGFPRKNIHPPGEEGLAMIRAADPTRPVFTHAGNFMGDIYTINHYLLMAPLQERIEWLSDFVKFGVMPYIGIEFGTPLHTTMMRGRKPFSLAQQSEPWLTEFCAIYLGPDAYRKETEIYRSMIASKFIGNMKWENTHLDPAIEHNPVFHELQRLFVRETWRHWRAAGVTGGMIPWALDAQGFAGRPPENLPLSPTPGRRGAWAESINARRAGYLRPDAGWEPLGMAQALKENNGPTLAWISGSPLYDQTHLYRPGETIFKQAVFINDTREEQPWEATWSLVIGDRVVEEKSATGVIASAQTLREPIRFRVPALRGSSALDARLVLKAKIGGIEHRDEFAIRIHAAPPAPKTKEVLVWDPVGKTKNWLESMGIKAVDWDGTRSSPLPLVIGREAFTAPGARPPGDFAAFVRNGGRALMMSQHPDWLRRNVGFRVSRHVTRRVFPVQPGHPLFEGLTTDDLRDWRGSGTLLDPYPVYPKDMTPYSVWRWGNRHSVASAPVEKPHFSGWRPLMECEFDMAYTPLMELDYGRGRLTFCALDLEDQAPADPVAELLSRRILDRVATAPASPRVGPVSYLGGPSGKALLDELGVLYTPATALPDQAGVVVIGPGAPVDETSLNAFLERGGRALILPAAAAAEDHFGAKITVRERFHGADEPPPPAETALAGIGISDLHFRTHRNHPVLAEGGNDWSSLLSVKRVGRGVAVYSQLDPAALNAEKNQYFRLTRWRQLRATAQILANLGAMFRADERIFRPLPTRISLAGPWKVKITKPLPAVHWDQAHPDPGISPEAQAMVRPDYDDSGWDTFNLPGWYPPLTEQSGEVVWRRVVEIPPEWEGKVLVVNPGRIKSYDTTFWNGRPIGSTDASQKDAWNYPRSYRIAGEYVKAGPNVLAVRQFAPDREGGIHGREEEMFIRAMIAQDQAPPLYATDYRDDFEDGDEPYRYYRW, encoded by the coding sequence ATGAAGTATCAATCTGTTTTGCTCGCAGTTGTCTTCCCTCTGCTGGCCACCGCCCAGCCCGTTCCCACGGATCAAGGTCCGACCGAGCCGCTGAGCGCAACGCGCGGTCGGATTGTGTTGAACGGCTTATGGAAATTCCAGCCGGCCATTGGCGATGCGGAAAAACAGCCCACCGATGACTGGGGACTCATGCCGGTGCCGGGCATGTGGCTGTCGGAAGGCCATTCGGGCGGGCGCCCCCCGCGGATTCGGCAGCGCGGCACTGGAGAAATTTGGAAGGTGTTTGGCGGAGGGGATCGTGCCAAAGACCTGCGGCGCGGCTGGTATGAGCGAGCCATCGTGGTGCCGGAAGCGTGGCAGGGCCGGCGGGTGTTGCTCGATTTTCGCCGTGTCAGCACGGATGCCCGGGTCTGGGTGAACGGACGCCCCGCAGGTGAGGTGGCGTGGCCCTACGGCCGTGTCGACATTACGGAGCTCGCGGCGCCCGGCGCGACTTCCCGGGTCAGGGTTCTCGTGATCGCGGAGCCTGACGAGGGCACCGAGATCGACTGGATGGGTTATGCTACCGATCTGGAGACGCGACGCCGCGCGCGCGTCGAGTCCGCGGGCCTCATTGGCGAGGTCTTTCTGGTTAGCGAACCGCGCGGCGCCGCCGTCAGTGACGTCTTTGTGAAGACGTCAACCCGGAAGAAAACCATCGCGCTCGATATCGAGCTGACCGGCGTTCGCCAGGCCGGACCTGTCGCGCTCACCGCCCGCATGCTGGCGCCGGACGGCCGGGAGGAACGCGTGTTCACTGCGACGCAAATGGTGGCGGCCGCCGCCGTTCAAAAGATTCGCGCTGAGTGGGAATGGCCCGATCCGCGTTTATGGGACGTCGGACGCCCGGAACTCTACGATCTCTTGCTCGCCGTCGAAGGGCCTGGCATCCGCGATGAATACCGCCAGCGATTTGGGTTTCGAGAGTTTTGGATCGAGGGCCGCTCGTTTTACCTCAACGGACGAGAGATCCGGCTTCGGCCTCAGTTGATGAACGAGAGCTTTGTGGTGGAAGAGATCGACGGCGTTCTGCGCGGCGCTCTCGATTTCGGATTCAACATTCTGCAACTCTGGCCAAACGACCACAACAGGCGGGGCAGTCCGTTCGGTCACCGCGAACTGATCGCGGAGCGCGCGGATGAAATCGGCATGCCGCTGATGGGGCCGGTTATTGGCATGCAGCGATTTATCCTCGGCGAAAAAAGCGAAATCATCTGGGATCAGCCCGGCGTCAAAGAGCGCTATCGCCGCACGATGGAGGCGGAATTGCGCCGCTTCCGAAATTATCCCTCGATTTTGATCTGGGGCACCACTGGCAACTTCTTCAACCAGCACGCCGACCAAGACCCTCGGATGATCGGCCAGCGTACGGGTTTCCCGCGCAAAAACATACATCCGCCCGGCGAAGAGGGGTTGGCGATGATCCGGGCCGCCGACCCGACCCGTCCGGTCTTTACTCACGCCGGAAACTTCATGGGCGACATTTATACGATCAACCACTATCTGCTGATGGCACCACTCCAGGAGCGCATCGAGTGGTTGAGCGATTTCGTCAAATTCGGGGTCATGCCCTACATTGGGATCGAATTCGGCACGCCATTGCACACCACCATGATGCGGGGCCGCAAGCCATTTAGTCTGGCCCAGCAGAGCGAACCGTGGCTGACGGAATTCTGCGCGATTTATCTCGGTCCCGATGCGTACCGAAAGGAAACCGAGATTTATCGCAGCATGATCGCCAGCAAATTCATCGGAAACATGAAATGGGAAAACACCCACCTGGACCCCGCAATTGAGCACAATCCAGTTTTTCATGAGTTGCAGCGGCTGTTCGTCCGAGAAACGTGGCGCCACTGGCGCGCGGCCGGCGTTACCGGCGGCATGATCCCCTGGGCGCTCGATGCGCAGGGGTTTGCGGGTCGACCGCCGGAGAATCTTCCGCTATCCCCGACCCCGGGCCGTCGCGGTGCATGGGCAGAATCCATCAATGCCCGCCGAGCGGGCTATTTGAGGCCCGACGCCGGCTGGGAACCCCTGGGCATGGCCCAGGCGTTGAAGGAAAACAACGGACCTACCCTTGCGTGGATTTCCGGCAGTCCACTCTACGATCAGACTCACCTATACCGGCCGGGCGAGACCATCTTCAAACAAGCCGTTTTCATCAACGACACGCGTGAGGAGCAGCCGTGGGAGGCCACATGGTCCCTCGTGATCGGCGACCGCGTGGTCGAGGAAAAATCGGCAACCGGAGTGATCGCATCGGCGCAGACGCTCCGCGAACCGATCCGATTCCGGGTGCCGGCCCTTCGCGGCAGCAGCGCTCTGGACGCGAGACTCGTTCTCAAAGCCAAAATCGGTGGGATCGAACATCGGGACGAATTCGCCATTCGCATCCACGCTGCGCCGCCTGCGCCGAAGACGAAAGAAGTGCTGGTGTGGGATCCCGTCGGCAAAACGAAAAACTGGCTGGAATCGATGGGGATCAAGGCGGTCGACTGGGATGGAACCAGATCGTCCCCGCTTCCACTCGTGATCGGTCGGGAAGCCTTTACGGCGCCGGGCGCGCGGCCGCCTGGCGACTTTGCAGCATTCGTTCGCAACGGCGGGCGCGCCCTGATGATGTCCCAACACCCCGATTGGCTCCGCCGCAATGTCGGTTTTCGTGTGTCGAGACACGTAACCCGCCGCGTGTTTCCCGTGCAGCCCGGCCACCCCTTGTTCGAGGGGTTGACGACCGACGATCTGCGCGATTGGCGGGGGTCTGGCACATTGCTCGATCCGTATCCGGTTTACCCGAAGGACATGACCCCCTATTCCGTCTGGCGCTGGGGCAATCGGCATTCCGTCGCCAGCGCGCCGGTCGAAAAACCACACTTCAGCGGCTGGCGCCCCCTGATGGAATGCGAGTTTGACATGGCCTACACGCCGCTGATGGAGCTGGATTACGGGAGAGGGCGGCTGACGTTCTGCGCACTTGACCTCGAGGACCAGGCGCCGGCCGATCCGGTCGCTGAACTGCTTTCGCGGCGCATCCTGGATCGGGTCGCCACTGCGCCCGCATCGCCGAGAGTGGGGCCAGTGAGCTATCTCGGCGGGCCCAGCGGCAAGGCGCTCCTCGATGAACTGGGGGTCCTGTATACGCCGGCAACCGCGCTTCCCGATCAGGCCGGCGTTGTCGTGATCGGACCCGGAGCGCCCGTGGACGAGACGTCCCTGAACGCTTTTCTCGAGCGCGGGGGCCGCGCGCTAATCCTGCCGGCGGCCGCAGCCGCCGAGGATCATTTCGGCGCCAAAATCACCGTTCGAGAGCGGTTTCATGGGGCCGATGAGCCGCCGCCCCCTGCCGAAACCGCGTTGGCCGGAATTGGCATTTCCGACCTTCACTTCCGCACCCATCGAAACCACCCCGTCTTAGCGGAAGGCGGAAACGATTGGTCGTCGTTGCTTTCGGTGAAACGCGTCGGTCGAGGGGTCGCCGTTTATTCCCAGCTCGACCCTGCCGCGCTGAATGCGGAGAAAAATCAGTATTTCCGCCTTACGCGTTGGCGCCAACTGCGCGCGACCGCGCAAATTCTCGCCAATCTGGGCGCCATGTTCAGGGCGGATGAACGCATTTTCCGTCCGCTGCCCACTCGAATCTCTCTTGCGGGACCGTGGAAAGTGAAAATCACCAAACCGCTTCCGGCAGTGCATTGGGATCAAGCCCATCCCGACCCTGGAATTTCCCCCGAGGCGCAGGCGATGGTCCGGCCGGACTACGATGATTCCGGCTGGGACACCTTCAATCTGCCCGGGTGGTATCCGCCCCTCACGGAGCAAAGCGGTGAGGTGGTCTGGCGGCGCGTCGTGGAAATCCCGCCGGAATGGGAAGGCAAGGTACTCGTCGTGAATCCGGGCCGCATCAAAAGTTATGACACGACATTCTGGAACGGCCGGCCGATCGGCTCCACCGACGCCTCCCAGAAAGACGCATGGAATTATCCGCGCAGCTATCGAATCGCCGGCGAGTACGTCAAGGCGGGACCGAATGTGCTGGCCGTGCGCCAGTTCGCGCCTGACCGTGAGGGCGGCATTCACGGGCGGGAGGAAGAGATGTTCATCCGCGCGATGATTGCGCAGGATCAGGCCCCGCCTCTGTACGCGACCGATTACCGCGATGATTTCGAGGACGGCGACGAGCCGTATCGTTATTACCGCTGGTAA
- a CDS encoding MFS transporter codes for MLLIESQHKQIPWRWILLLVALQQTRIFVIFAAGSMTFTMRKFIESPLIINSVSSLDVLFNMLVAAPCLYYSDRIWTRFGRRLPFILASFVVLAVVLFLLPLAGSAVPMGLLVVLYLIFWDVGSTFDTLLMEIIPPQQRGRAAAIGQWFFNAAIMINAIVITGRFDDVFHGAGFTFRGEQLIYWWGATCILFCAIFLGLFVRERKPLTPPPPDYGGGFTGAMRSLFGEKTLWPVYLLVFSIILMQTGLGAIDPLLMTEQWGYSKQDMGTNIFVGGIINLAIIIPLVGIISDKMSRLTMFSIGVIGQLLFQIAYYVFVQFILPDQRPSIAQIIFFGQCMSAISQLSQIAMMPLIYEFIPRDKMGTAQAGLNFVRSITRLLTLNGIGLWVTWYSKLFMPPGTYNYFSGYLFMILMGLIGCSILLYFARQVKAGKIQRLGITQFKPVEEAKG; via the coding sequence ATGTTGTTGATCGAATCCCAACACAAACAGATTCCATGGCGATGGATTCTTCTGCTGGTTGCGCTGCAGCAGACGCGGATTTTTGTGATCTTCGCCGCCGGCAGCATGACCTTCACGATGCGGAAGTTCATCGAATCGCCGCTAATCATCAATTCCGTGTCGAGCCTCGACGTGCTGTTTAACATGCTCGTCGCCGCGCCCTGCCTCTATTACAGCGACCGGATCTGGACGCGCTTCGGGCGACGGCTCCCCTTTATTCTCGCATCGTTTGTGGTCCTTGCGGTCGTCTTGTTTCTTTTGCCCCTGGCCGGAAGCGCCGTACCGATGGGTCTTCTCGTGGTCCTCTATCTAATTTTCTGGGACGTCGGATCAACCTTCGACACGTTATTAATGGAGATCATCCCTCCTCAGCAGCGCGGACGCGCGGCAGCGATCGGCCAGTGGTTTTTCAACGCGGCCATCATGATCAACGCGATTGTGATCACTGGACGCTTTGATGATGTTTTTCACGGGGCGGGATTCACGTTCCGAGGAGAGCAACTGATCTATTGGTGGGGCGCCACATGCATCCTCTTCTGCGCGATTTTTCTCGGCCTTTTCGTAAGGGAACGAAAGCCACTGACGCCTCCGCCGCCCGACTATGGTGGCGGTTTTACAGGCGCCATGCGCTCATTATTCGGCGAAAAGACCTTGTGGCCCGTTTACTTGCTCGTCTTTTCGATCATCCTCATGCAGACCGGCCTTGGCGCGATTGATCCGTTGCTAATGACGGAGCAATGGGGCTATTCGAAACAGGACATGGGGACCAATATATTCGTCGGCGGAATCATCAATCTGGCCATCATCATCCCGTTGGTCGGCATCATCTCGGACAAAATGAGCCGGCTCACGATGTTTTCGATCGGCGTCATCGGCCAGTTGCTGTTTCAAATTGCGTATTACGTATTTGTGCAGTTCATCCTGCCTGACCAGCGGCCCTCGATTGCGCAAATCATCTTTTTTGGGCAATGCATGTCGGCGATCAGCCAACTTTCTCAAATCGCCATGATGCCGCTCATCTACGAATTCATTCCAAGGGACAAGATGGGGACCGCGCAGGCAGGGCTGAACTTTGTGCGAAGCATCACGCGCCTGCTGACCTTGAACGGGATCGGGCTTTGGGTAACCTGGTATTCGAAGCTGTTTATGCCGCCGGGCACCTATAATTACTTCAGCGGCTACTTGTTCATGATCTTGATGGGGCTGATCGGCTGCTCGATCCTTCTGTACTTTGCGCGCCAGGTGAAGGCGGGCAAAATTCAGCGGCTCGGCATCACCCAGTTCAAGCCGGTTGAGGAGGCGAAAGGATGA
- a CDS encoding O-acetyl-ADP-ribose deacetylase — protein sequence MKLRIEHGDITTLTVDAIVNAANSSLLGGGGVDGAIHRAAGPELLEECRRLGGCPTGEARITKGYRLPARYVIHAVGPVWRGGQFAEAEQLASCYRYALRLAREHHCRSIAFPCISTGAYRFPREAAARIAVETVRAEAPHLPEEFDVIFCCFLKEDFDIYQRLLSAPNGAAPPSAA from the coding sequence ATGAAATTGCGGATTGAGCACGGCGACATTACAACCCTAACGGTCGACGCGATCGTCAATGCGGCGAATTCATCCTTGCTGGGTGGCGGAGGCGTCGATGGCGCGATTCATCGCGCGGCAGGCCCCGAACTGCTTGAGGAATGCCGTCGGCTGGGCGGCTGCCCAACCGGCGAGGCGCGAATCACCAAGGGCTACCGCTTGCCGGCCCGCTATGTGATTCATGCCGTAGGCCCCGTTTGGCGCGGCGGCCAATTCGCCGAAGCCGAACAACTGGCCTCGTGTTACCGTTATGCGCTGAGGCTAGCGCGCGAACACCATTGCCGGTCGATCGCCTTCCCCTGCATCAGCACCGGGGCCTATCGTTTCCCGCGCGAGGCCGCCGCCCGCATCGCGGTGGAGACCGTGCGCGCCGAGGCCCCACACCTGCCGGAAGAGTTCGATGTGATCTTCTGCTGTTTTCTCAAGGAAGATTTTGACATCTACCAGCGCCTGCTGTCGGCCCCCAATGGAGCCGCCCCGCCTTCAGCGGCCTGA
- a CDS encoding glycosyltransferase family 2 protein, which produces MRPKISIIIPAYNAERYLAEALESALSQTLPPTEIIVLDDGSQDGTGEVARSFPPPVRYVRFEHRGLPAVRNAGFAMSVGDYVVNLDADDRLDPKFLEKTFALLSQQADPQIAYCYTQCRFFGSIDRVTRFPQFDTTLLPIRNFVPATTLLRGEIARRFRYREKLLYHEDYDYYMQMLAAGYRGVLLDEPLLLYRQHDANRTLHTKTWLAHVRFVEYLIRTYPSLYPPEVAQKARERAREKTFLGFIESRRQPLTRRMRFKQWVWMISHYPRHIESWRHLRCLQHP; this is translated from the coding sequence ATGCGTCCAAAGATCTCCATTATCATTCCGGCCTATAACGCGGAGCGCTACCTGGCCGAGGCGTTGGAAAGTGCGCTATCGCAGACCTTGCCACCGACCGAAATTATAGTCCTCGATGATGGTTCACAGGATGGAACGGGCGAGGTTGCGCGATCCTTTCCGCCCCCTGTTCGATATGTTCGATTTGAGCATCGAGGGCTGCCCGCGGTCAGAAATGCCGGATTCGCGATGTCGGTCGGCGATTATGTCGTCAACCTGGATGCCGATGACCGCCTTGACCCGAAATTTTTGGAGAAAACCTTTGCGCTTTTGTCGCAACAGGCGGATCCCCAGATTGCCTATTGTTACACCCAGTGCCGTTTTTTCGGTTCAATAGACCGGGTCACCCGTTTTCCACAGTTTGACACCACCCTTCTGCCCATCCGCAATTTTGTCCCGGCCACGACTCTGCTTCGCGGTGAGATCGCACGACGTTTCCGCTATCGGGAGAAGCTCCTCTACCACGAAGATTATGATTATTACATGCAGATGCTTGCCGCCGGTTATCGTGGGGTCCTGCTAGATGAGCCGCTGCTGCTCTATCGCCAGCATGATGCGAACCGAACCCTTCATACCAAAACATGGCTAGCCCATGTGAGGTTTGTCGAGTATCTCATCCGAACATACCCCTCGCTTTATCCGCCGGAAGTTGCTCAAAAAGCGCGAGAACGGGCGCGGGAGAAGACCTTTTTGGGGTTCATCGAGTCCCGTCGCCAGCCGCTGACCCGACGGATGCGATTCAAACAATGGGTTTGGATGATTTCGCACTATCCACGGCACATTGAAAGCTGGCGTCATCTGAGATGTCTTCAGCATCCGTAA